In the Gemmatimonadota bacterium genome, one interval contains:
- a CDS encoding methyl-accepting chemotaxis protein, with protein MPLPADPTARRTLLDRARIGVDRSLGLLLLLHLPVALVLATLHGTWFAALGVGAPVSLVVFWLSRVRPGTTLTRLAVSAAFMVYSAIFIHQSDGMVEAHFHVFVSLAFLLSYRDWRAPVVAAAVIAVHHVAFMVLQNSGVGVHLLPHGQCTLGIVAIHAAFVVMETAVLVWLANGLQREVMESDQLQQVAHELAAGNVEVDVQGGETAEAYRKVIVAVRSLVAEAGAVSSAAQKNDFTRRGNASLFEGSYKHVINDLNASMDAVQHAHAQAASERDDVLRFLRALQKAVDRLANCDMTARLGGKFSGDQAHAQEAFNAAIQRLETTLTEVSQLSVDCKNAADEISDGSERLAHGASAQAAAVEESSASLHELSAMTKSTADHARAGRELAEDTRHSASAGVEAMRALSEAVTKIKTSADETAKIVRTIDEIAFQTNLLALNAAVEAARAGDAGKGFAVVAGEVRELAMRSAEAARTSSELIALSVKQAGQGTSLSEDVSARLSDIDGRVQRVRDVINEIASANEQQATGVAQITTAVEQVGRITQETADTAEQSHLVAARLTGEAERLDDVLSAFRLGSEAPPESRARSALEPVRAVARVG; from the coding sequence ATGCCCCTCCCTGCAGACCCCACCGCTCGCCGCACGCTTCTCGATCGTGCCCGCATCGGCGTCGATCGATCGCTCGGCCTGCTGCTCCTCCTGCACCTGCCTGTCGCCCTCGTCCTGGCGACGTTGCACGGGACGTGGTTCGCCGCGCTGGGCGTTGGGGCCCCGGTCTCGCTGGTCGTCTTCTGGCTCTCGCGCGTCCGTCCCGGCACGACGCTGACTCGACTGGCGGTGTCGGCGGCGTTCATGGTCTACTCGGCGATCTTCATCCATCAGAGCGATGGAATGGTGGAGGCGCACTTCCACGTCTTCGTGTCGCTCGCCTTCCTGCTGTCGTACCGGGACTGGCGCGCACCGGTGGTGGCGGCGGCGGTAATCGCGGTGCATCACGTCGCCTTCATGGTGCTCCAGAACAGCGGCGTCGGCGTCCACTTGCTGCCGCACGGGCAGTGCACGCTGGGGATCGTGGCCATTCACGCCGCCTTCGTGGTCATGGAAACCGCGGTCCTCGTCTGGCTCGCCAATGGCCTCCAGCGCGAGGTAATGGAATCCGATCAGCTGCAGCAGGTGGCGCACGAGTTGGCGGCCGGCAACGTCGAGGTGGACGTGCAGGGGGGCGAGACCGCCGAGGCCTATCGCAAGGTCATCGTCGCGGTGCGCTCCCTCGTCGCCGAGGCTGGGGCCGTCTCCAGCGCGGCCCAGAAGAACGACTTCACCCGGCGCGGCAACGCCTCGCTCTTCGAGGGATCATACAAGCACGTCATCAACGATCTCAACGCGTCCATGGACGCGGTGCAGCACGCCCACGCGCAGGCGGCCAGCGAGCGCGACGACGTGCTCCGTTTTCTCCGCGCGCTGCAGAAGGCGGTCGACCGCCTGGCCAACTGCGACATGACGGCGCGCCTTGGTGGGAAGTTCAGCGGGGACCAGGCCCATGCGCAGGAGGCCTTCAATGCCGCCATCCAGCGGCTGGAGACGACGCTGACGGAGGTCTCGCAGCTGTCCGTCGACTGCAAGAACGCCGCGGATGAGATCTCCGACGGGAGCGAGCGATTGGCGCACGGCGCGTCGGCCCAGGCGGCGGCGGTCGAGGAGTCCTCGGCCTCGCTGCACGAACTGTCGGCGATGACCAAGTCCACGGCGGATCACGCGCGCGCCGGACGCGAACTCGCGGAAGATACGAGACACTCCGCGTCGGCCGGCGTGGAGGCGATGCGCGCCCTGAGCGAGGCGGTGACGAAGATCAAGACGAGCGCCGACGAGACGGCGAAGATCGTGCGAACGATCGACGAGATCGCCTTCCAGACGAACCTGCTGGCGCTCAACGCGGCGGTCGAAGCCGCGCGCGCGGGCGATGCCGGCAAGGGCTTCGCGGTCGTGGCGGGCGAGGTGCGCGAACTGGCCATGCGCTCGGCCGAGGCAGCGCGCACGTCGAGTGAGCTCATCGCGCTGTCGGTGAAGCAGGCCGGGCAGGGAACCTCGCTCAGCGAGGACGTGTCGGCTCGCCTGTCCGACATCGACGGACGCGTGCAGCGCGTGCGCGACGTGATCAACGAGATCGCCTCCGCCAACGAGCAGCAGGCGACCGGCGTCGCGCAGATCACGACGGCGGTGGAGCAGGTGGGACGCATTACGCAGGAAACGGCCGACACCGCCGAGCAGTCGCACCTCGTGGCCGCACGGCTGACGGGCGAGGCCGAACGGCTGGACGACGTGCTCAGCGCATTTCGACTCGGGAGCGAAGCTCCCCCCGAGTCGCGTGCGCGCAGCGCGCTCGAACCCGTGCGGGCGGTGGCCCGTGTTGGATAG
- a CDS encoding response regulator transcription factor, with amino-acid sequence MPIRVLVVDDEPIARRRVRRLLRLEPDVDVIDEVGSGGEAIAAIKQERPDLVLLDVQMPDVDGFGVVGALGAEHMPPTIFVTAFNEYAVRAFDVNAIDYLLKPYDPERFRSAFQRARSHLERISSAEQGRKIRALLEQVLGEDRTSAALADRPAQPMGGQAAMPRTRFLDRLMVKHDGRVFFVKVSDVDWFEASGNYVRVHTGKVSHLIRETMHHVEAQLDPSMFVRIHRAVIVNIDRIKELQPWFAGDYVVILRDGRQLKLSRTYREHLQSRMHRFA; translated from the coding sequence ATGCCGATTCGCGTGCTGGTCGTGGACGACGAGCCCATCGCTCGACGTCGCGTGCGCCGCCTCCTTCGCCTCGAGCCCGACGTCGATGTCATCGACGAAGTGGGGAGCGGCGGTGAAGCGATTGCCGCGATCAAGCAGGAACGCCCCGACCTCGTCCTGCTGGACGTGCAGATGCCGGACGTCGACGGCTTCGGGGTGGTTGGGGCGCTCGGGGCGGAGCACATGCCGCCGACCATCTTCGTGACGGCGTTCAACGAGTACGCCGTCCGCGCCTTCGACGTCAACGCGATCGACTATCTGCTCAAGCCCTACGATCCGGAGCGATTCCGCTCGGCGTTCCAGCGCGCCCGCTCGCACCTCGAGCGCATCTCGTCGGCCGAACAGGGGCGGAAGATCCGGGCGTTGCTCGAGCAGGTGCTGGGCGAGGATCGCACCAGCGCCGCGCTGGCCGATCGCCCGGCGCAGCCCATGGGGGGGCAGGCCGCGATGCCGCGCACGCGCTTCCTCGATCGCCTGATGGTCAAGCACGATGGACGCGTCTTCTTCGTCAAGGTCAGCGACGTCGACTGGTTCGAGGCGTCCGGCAACTACGTGCGCGTCCATACCGGCAAGGTCTCGCACCTCATCCGCGAGACCATGCACCACGTCGAGGCCCAGCTCGATCCGTCGATGTTCGTGCGCATTCACCGCGCCGTGATCGTGAATATCGACCGGATCAAGGAGCTCCAACCGTGGTTTGCGGGTGACTATGTGGTGATCCTGCGGGACGGGCGACAGCTCAAGCTCAGCCGCACCTATCGCGAGCACCTGCAGTCGCGCATGCACCGCTTCGCGTAG